From the Phoenix dactylifera cultivar Barhee BC4 unplaced genomic scaffold, palm_55x_up_171113_PBpolish2nd_filt_p 000316F, whole genome shotgun sequence genome, the window CAAGTTTTGCCATCGCCCCAGCAATAATACACTGCGGGTCATCGTGTGTTCCCCAACGCTTCCCATATCCACCCACATCTGCTGTACCAGCACTGAATCACGACCGTTCCTTCCCTAACCGTGGGCTCATCAGTATTCATCCAGTCAACCCACCGTCTCTTAACTTAAACGCTACCTCTTCCTTGGATCACTCAAAAGCCCCGCTAGGGAATGGAGAAGTCAGAAGAAACTCACACGTGCCAACCCGTCCTCGGGGCCTCCCAACACGTGCTAGTCGCGGCACCCACACGTTGACGCCACCggaaagtaaataaataaataaaaagtacTTACACGTGTCAGCGTTATTACAACTTCCCGTAACGTAttcattattttaatatattttattatcccGCTTAGACCGCGGTGACCGGACTCCAACCTTCTCGTATAATAGGCGAGCACGACGAGCTCCGATTTCTCTGATCCCTCCGCGATGGAGACACCTCCCGAATACTCACCGGCGCTTCTCCGccgtctcctccttctcctcctcgtcgCCTCTTCGCCGTCGATCTCGTCAGCGACGGTCGTGATCAAAGACGAAGACCCGTTGGCCACCACCCCGCCTCCCCCAGACGGGGTGGCCTGCACCGTATGCGCCGCCTGTGACAACCCCTGCCagcccctcccctcctcccctcctcctccgccgccgtcgcTGCCGCCGCCGGAACCCTCCACCGAGTGCCCTCCACCGCCTTCCCCTCCGGCCGATGTCTACTACTACTCCCCTCCACCGCCGTCGCAGCCAGATGTGGaagcctctcctcctcctccctcctccgccGGGAGCAACTGCCCTCCACCGCCGCCCAATCCTCTAGTTCCCTGCTTCTATTGTTACTCCCCCTCGTCATTCCCTTCTGGGTCCCACCAGGTGGGGCCTCTCGCTCtcgtctcttctcttcttctctccttcctcttctccctttgTCTTCTGTTGTAGAACTCTCAGCTGTTCCCAGTATGCATGCCCTCCTTTTCTATCCTTGGAGGTGATCTTCTCCTAGTACTGGGTATTCCCAAAAGGAGCTCCTTGTTTCAGAGTTAAGAAGTTAAGAGCAGCACTACGTGGTCACTCGTGCTATTGCTTTCTTGTTCTTCTGGGTCTACTTTTATTTTGGTTATCTCCATGCATACTGCCTGAGTGTGATAAGTGATTCTTATTGTAAGTGGGGTATTATTCAGAATAAAGTACAGGGGTGAGAAAGTAGGGGAATTTAGTGATTACAAACGCTTGGAAGCTATATTCCTTGCCTAAAGTATAGTTATAATTAATTTGTATATTAAATGGAAAAAAGATGTTACAATTGGCATCAAGGTCAAGTAATTAAATGTTGTTTACTAAGAAAGCACTTGTTCTGTGGATGCTGTCTTGTTGTTACTTAGCTCAAATGTATACTAATGGCTCTACCTCATGCTGCAAGTTGGCTCAGCTTGGCCAGTGAAAAACATGTATCACAGGCTTCCATCTACCATTGATTACATGACTGAAATTAAGATCATCTGATGAAAATTTAGTATTATGATGCCAAAGCTCGAGGCGACTCGACTCTTGTTCGATCAGGTCCATGCGCATATTCCTTTGGTAGAAGAGAATATTGAGAGAGAGGTCACGACGATGACATTGCTTCATGTCGCATATTAGGCATCACGATTACTGATTGTATATAATGTTTATGGTTTCATCATTCTATATTTTGTTCAGATAGGAGTAAAATTCCGTCCATTTCGACTATGAACCTTCAAAGCACAAATGTCATTAGTTCAGTTGGATTGATCAGCATTCATGATACCACCCATGAAGAGGCATTCCCTTATTATACAAGATGTATCAGTGGGCTCAAACTATCAGGGGATCCCATTATGTCATGCAAATTTTTGCCATAACTTGTCTAAGTCTAGCTTGGCTTATTAGAGCCTATATAATGATTC encodes:
- the LOC103712475 gene encoding branchpoint-bridging protein-like; the protein is METPPEYSPALLRRLLLLLLVASSPSISSATVVIKDEDPLATTPPPPDGVACTVCAACDNPCQPLPSSPPPPPPSLPPPEPSTECPPPPSPPADVYYYSPPPPSQPDVEASPPPPSSAGSNCPPPPPNPLVPCFYCYSPSSFPSGSHQVGPLALVSSLLLSFLFSLCLLL